DNA sequence from the Alosa alosa isolate M-15738 ecotype Scorff River chromosome 2, AALO_Geno_1.1, whole genome shotgun sequence genome:
TCCACATTTCATGTGCCAGAATGGGGATTTATATAATTCCTTGTAAGATAAATTTACGGTAAAGTTTACGTCACAGAGAAGCATTCTAAAAAAATGTCATGTGTTTAATATTTACTTATTGGAGTGCCAAAAAACACTATAGCGTATGACTTTATATATTTATCTGTATCCTGAGAATTAAAACTGCCCTGTATtcactgccaacacacacacacacacacacacacacacacagtgtacacatgTACAGAGACGCACACTTGTAAACACTTGTGTATCTTATAAAGTGCATGATCAGTGTATCAGCCAGGAATCCTACTGAGACCAaaacatccacatacacacatgcatgtgcacacacacacacacacacacacacacacactcattcaaagAATGGAGTCTACATTCCGGTTTTAATCCCCCAACACAACCTTTGACTGTTTACTCTTTGTATGACAAAAGACAACTAAGTAAGATTGTACAGAGCATTCAGCACTAGCTTATTTAACCATGTGCTGTActgtttcatttattttctgtgCTGCTTACATAATTGTGGTCTGTTTTATCTTGACTTAGTGACTGTCGATAATGCTAGGACTGTGATTCATCAGCCAAGCAGCCCAGCATACAAGAACAGATGCCCTATGCTCAGGTTTTATCCAATGTTAAACAGCACAAACCTAGTGAGTTTAACACACTGCCAGAACTGAGAAGACCTCAGAGCTTTACAGCAGGACAGAACATGAGTGATTGAGAAACGCCATTGACAAGTCAAGGAAGACTGGACACATGGTCTTTTAAGTGACCATGCGCTTACTTTCAATGTCTGGTGGGCCTGGTGAGAGTGCTACCGTGCAAATAGTTTTAGTTGTGAATTGACTTGACTGACTTAAGTATTCATTGTGCCCCAAGCACTGGAAAAGTGTTTCTTGTCTTAACCAACATGAGTGCTAGTAGGATGATTATATACTAAATGCAGTCAAAGCACTATTATATACTGTGTTGAAGAGAAtgtggttgcgtgtgtgtgtgtctgtctgtgtgtgtgtggcgtgtcgGCGTCCTTGCACATGctcttgtgggtgtgtgttcagTGAGTTTTTACCTGGAGGTGTGTCCGTGTGTTACAATGTACGTTTTCTGTAGGAAAAAATCTAAACATTAATGATAGGAAGGAAATCACTGTCATCCTCATATGaacatcattcatttcatgTGTACAAGCTGCCAAAACCATCTTACACCTCTATGCCAAATTGCATGTCATTTTTTATAttgatctatttatttatttatttagtaatGAACATCTCTGCTGTATTTTTGCTTTTATGGACTTTCTATGTTTTCTGAGTCGTAAATGACTTAAATGAGTTGGCCATCAATATTGATCTGTTTGAATTTTTGATTAATTGTTGAATAATTGATGTTttgtatatataaaaaatagatacatatatatatatattgctatTGTAATTGGTGCATCTGCAATATAGGGTCAGTTTGAGTCTGTACCATGTTTTTGAATTCACCACAATGATTTAAATCATAATGTGTCAGTGGGTGAGTTAACAAATTGGAGTTAAACTATTATATACTTGTGTATTTACcatatgtacacatatattGTCTATTTAATATTTTTGGCAAATCCAGTTATGGTTTTCATTCAGAGTTGATTAATGCATGaatgtatttttgttttggACTTTTGAGTTAAAGTcagttaaaggtgccatgtgtaagaatcgaggtaaaaatatccaaaaaaattagctacacgcatcaaaagaatgagaagaaataagagtgatgatgtcattaaaaaaagacaaggtatagtgctgcagagacatcaacctgaattagcatgctaaattactagccacagcccgacagatGTATACTCTTTGGTTCAAGTACGTCCACAAACCGTGCGAGTTattcgtgtattgcagtttggctgacggttatgttgcccgcataccgcctcccatggccgaaactggtattatgacacctgtcgggctgtggttagtaatttagcatgctaattcaggttgatatctctgcagcactaccttgtcatttttttaatgacatcatcacccttatttcttctcattcttttgatgcgtatagcttattttttttggatatttttacctgaattcttacacatggcacctttaaagtgtGCATCTGAACAAATTGACAACTAATTGTTCTTATGCAATTTCTATTTGTTTTGGTTAGTGGTACCTGAGTTTTGTGAATTTAATGAAAAGAATCATAGAATAATTCAAATATCGGGCTTTCTGTGCAACAATCAGCTACTGCTGGAGCTGGAGGTAGCTTTTCCCAAAGAAGAGAACTCTTAAGCTAGTTACAACCTAGTGCCATGCAAgagctttctttctttgtttgtttctttctttaaaaacaaaaaacaaaacaaaaagacaaacacttATGTTCTGTAGCTGCCTTAGAGGTTGATGTATTCCatcatctctttctttttctctttctcagaaATTCAGAATGCTAAAAAGTATAGCTTATGAGTTATAACTTGACCGATCTTAGACATTAATCAAGGCATCCTAGGTACGGCTGAGAGCATTCACATAGTGACATGTTCTCTTGCCCTCCACTGTGGGTTTCCCTTGTTTGAAATATAAAGAGAAATTATAAAATATACATTGCCTTCACTTACACCACACttgtagcctgggtgaacccagacataCCTGTTAGCCTGTTAGGATCCCATTGATGCCTGTTTCCGAATTTCCCATTTTACAACATCCAGGGCCTAAcgagcagtgaaattaaactttaaTTGGTGCATTATACTCTTACCAAATCATTTCAGACGtgcagcaaacacatctttctggtaaacaaaggttttaaatgcagttgtttactcaattccaaagaaaatatgCATCAATATCTGTTGTCATCAGTGCAGATATGTTAaaaggtttgtctgggttcacccaggctaccaCACTTGTCCATAGGCCATCAGAACTCTAATGTAGTTTCACTCCGTTGAGTGTGTTTTCACAATCTCCTATTTTAGGGGAgcctagcctaatgaaatacatttcacaTATGGCAGTCATTAGTAGCAGCCTATAGATGGAGGCCTATAAAGTCTAAATGGGATGAAAAGGTGTAAAATAATATTTGACTATCACTGATATGACTTTCTGACTGCATATCAAATGCGGTGAAATTTACTGGCTTACCAGGCATTCTACCATACCCTGATGTTCCTCTCAAGCTCAGTTTCATTCCTGTCAGAATAGTGCTCTTCAGCTTTTAGTTATTATAATTAATATGTTGTAACCATGGTGACCAATTTGAAGTGCTGTTAATGTTGGTTATGGTCTctgatctataaagaacacTGGATAGTgtgttctttatagatcagtggttATGGTTGGTCACAGTGTCATTTTTTGTCTCCATCCCATCCTGCCACCTGTTTGTCACCATTTTGTCTATCTAAGTGCCAAATCTTGTCTTTGAAAGCACTGATTCCTTTTGTGAATATGTTAAATGAAGGATTTTATCTGCTCTAGCTTTGTGTGATTTTGCATTAATGACATAAACAGCCTCTTGAAACATATCGACATgaaacatttaggctacattttggaATGTTGCCTACATCTAACCCTGGGTGTAGCCTAATGAAAGTGATAATTGTCAAGAAATCTctggtagcctaggcctagcccaCAAATATGAAATTGGCAACTTGCTGAGGAAGAAAGCCAATGAGGAAAACTATAAACATACATTAGCTGATCTGGTGGACAATTTAAACTGCTTCTTCGAAAAGCTTGTGAATTGTGGTCTATTATTATGATTGATGTGTATTGCTGTTattaattatgtatttatttatttgctacACGTTTTGCTCGCTTActtatttagtttgtttgttattattgtaGATATTAAACCATGAGTAGGCTAGTCTATGTAGGCCCTATCATTCAGTTGTGCTACTTTGTATGCTTGCTTtggctactgtaggcctacatcacattgAAGGGTAAACAATGGGTAAACACAATGCTAATGTCATTGGCCATAGCACGCAAAGGGCGTATTATGTCACGCAGCCTACGTTAACGACGTTAAGTTTCCGAAATAGGAGTCAGACTGCTATGACAAAGTTTCGGGGGCGTCTTGAATGTTGATACGTTCCTAGAAGTAAAGGTGTGTGATTCTATCATAGTTCATGTGAAAAAGCCTGGGTATGGTTATTTGCGGTCGCGTGCTTATTTGCATTTACAGAAGTCGAATGCACTTGACCGGTCAGCGTCGTCCTCTTCTTCGGAAGTTTGTTACGTTAGCTAACTAGCCAGAGAAGCAGCTAGTAGATTAGCCAGCAAGCAAACATTAGGTTGCTATGCATTTATAGGTCTGTCAGTGACATTACGCTTAATTTAGGCTAAAACACATATTTTACTTTATGCACTTTGTAAAGTTAAATTGCTGTTTTGTACGACGTATACTCGTGGCTTAGAATACAACCCTTGTTAACTAACAGTCATAGTTCAGAATGTCAACGTCAACTTTCCAGACATGCACATGTAAACCTTGTTGTCAGCATAGATATAGATATGGTTGTCAGCAGTGGCTTTGAGTTAAGACCGTTTTGCCTTTGCTAACATATAGCCTAGATGTAGCTGATTTATTGGTGGCCTGGCACGTTCACCCTGTCAACCGGATTCATCCTTAATCTTGTTCCCAGGTAGCCAGCCTACACCTATGCTatgctgtgtgcgtgcgtgttcaGCTAATCTATGATCCGAACTGACAAAGTAGCCCCACTTGGGCAGTCCGGTTTTCAGTTAAGCCTCTCTTCGACACATTTATCAACGGAATCTGTTCTCAGATTTGGGGGCATACTATGTTGTGGATGTTTtgaaaaagaaagcaaaagaaAACACTAATTTATTTGTCACGGGTTGCAGTTGTTGCCTAAGCTTGCCTTTATAATGGCCGCGCAGATGTTTGACTACGCACCAGGGCGGACCTCCAGCCAACATCCATCCGAGGTGAGTGAGAATGTCTACAGTTTTATGAGACGTTTGAGATGTAAGCCTCCCAACAACACGAGAACGACGTCCTTAGGTTGTGACCCGTGACGTGACGTTCCCTCTTCAAATTATGTGTCGCATAACCTTTGCTTGTCCTCAAAAAAATACTTGAGAAGAAATGTAGAGTTCACGGGGGATACTGTTAGTGGAAAAAGTTATTAGTCCATTAGACTTTTTGTGGTGAACCTAAATTTGAACTAAATTTGTCTGTGAAACTGCTGTAATCCTTTCTGGACTATTTTTTAACTGTGCATATAGTGACTAACCAGTGCATAACTGATCTGAAAGTGCTTGAGGCTCACCGAATCTTGAGAAGAACTGAAGATCTTCAATGAAGATTGATTGTTTGGTGTAAAGCGGTGTCCTTGTATATAAGCTAGATTTGACTCTTCAGATGGTCTTTAAGCATCCAACTTTCATATCATCCTGTATTTCACCACAGGCCAATTGGTCCACTTACTCTGAGGGCATCAATCAACGGATGCGGGTACCTGAGCGAATCAGAGTGGCTCCTGGCACATTGGCAGAGGAAGAGCAGAAACCTGAGGATGTTCATCCTGCCTACACCATGCACATACCAGACAAGCTTGCATTAACAGGTAAGGGTGTGGGCTTCACACGGTGGTTTAGTGGTCCATGAAGGTTCCACAAGCACTTCAGTggattattacattacattacatttggctgacgcatttttaaccaaagcgactgacaacctggtaaacagtttaagttttagagcaattctctgaacaattttaggacaatttaaaagaGATTATGGTAGAGATTATGTATTGTGATGTTCAATAGAACACCTTGGACTGGTCTGTTCGGTAAATCGATGCACCACcagtgttggggaagttacttcttttaaaaaagtagtgtttgctcgttactcgttctcaaaaaagtaaccctttactttacttagttaGCCTCTATGGAAAGTAATTTTTTACTTTACTCGTTACTTTTACATTACTTTTATGTTGCTCGACTGGGCAGAAcccaatatctgttcctaaatgtgtaggcctacataaagttctactatggaggacataacaggtatttcttttgtgctctttattatCAAAAATGCCACAAACCGAGCACTTGGCAAGAAAACACTGGGCttataggcttcaacaccaccactaaagccctatgaaacaatatcaaataacataGCCTCGATACATCTTGGGCACAAAATATATGAGGGCTTATTTTATAGCCTTATACTGTTTCATTTAACAGGCGCTCCTCCGAAATTTGGTGCAAAGCTAGTGCAAATAGTATCAATAGGCTGGCAGTTGAGTTAACGGCAGTAGACAAAATCAGgacacagtgtaggctacaactaACACTCACATTCCTCCCCTTAGTTTCAACGAGTTCGAAGTAATGTGAATACCTCCAGCTCTCAGAAGTTAGCGTTGGCTGCGTCTCGCTTGCTGTGATTGCTCTTCATTgccaccagcctctgtcacgtaccgtgtggagctatgattgcacttcatgctaccagcctctgtcacgtacTGTAGGCTGCCATGTGGAGCTCATGCCTATTGCGCAAGCGCAGCAGCTTAGAAAGCAGCGTCACTGTCAAATCTGTCCCTGGGAAAAGTGACGTTGCGTCGATATGAAAAAGGAACTATGTTACGTTACCAAATCTTCAGTAGTAGTGTGTTACACTACTTTTTACTCGAAAAAGTAGTTACGTTACTGTAACTCGTTACTTTGTAACGCGTTACACACAAGACTGTGCACCACATCTATCAAAtatcagatttttatttttcaaaatccttctttctttttaatcttttttttttttcaaattaattttgtATGTTATTCTGAATTAATCATTTGGTTTATGTCAAATCATTAATTATCATACCTAAATAGGATCTTTGGCCTGTCAGTAATAACACAAACTGTAATGAAGAACACTCATTTTGTCAGTCTATATTTAGTCCATTTGCAATGCACTAAACTATGTGATGGTCATGCAGTGGCTAGTGTGTGACTATAAGCTCACAGCTGTTTGTCTAGCAGATGTCCCAGACCTTAGTGCTCGGCCGATGTTCTCCAAGCACAGTTCAGGCCATGCCAGCTCTGTGTGGGACCTGGGAGCCTTCAGTGTGGATGCGGCCCACCTACAACATTCTGCACAGGTGTGTGTCATATAGTACCGACATTTCCATGATTTTTGCCAGTGCCAGTGTATGTttgttcattctctctttttgttgTATTCACCTGCAAAACATGCCTCTCTCCTTTATTCACCCCCTTGGCAGTTTTACTCTTAAAATTGCACTGATGGATTGGAAAAATCAAATCATTGTACAGATTATTATAATGTAATCATTTACATATTGATAATAAATTACATGCATTAGACATGGGCAGACTGGCACTTGTATTTATTGTGGTCACACACAGTTTCGGCAAGTGACTTAGTGTCTGGCCTTTGAACAGAGCCCCATTCGGAGGTCTTACAGCGATCAAGCCTTTGGCCGCAGCCCCCCAGTCACCCCCACGCGCACTAAAGAGGCCCTACAATCTCCACCCTCGTGAGTATGCTCTCATTGTACCATGATTGCTCTTAATAAATACATAGTGCTTTCTGAATGACACTGTTAGGAGCTTTGTTACAAGATTGCATTGGCAGATAAATATTTTAACAATTTGACCAATACTTTTCAGAAGGGCATTAAGCTGCTCTGTGATGGGTTAGTTGGTTGGCTATGTGTTGTAGTGCTACTTTTGTATCATTATCACTAGCAAATAATACATGTGCAACCTTGATGTGACACTGCTGTTGATGGTGTTTATTCCTCTAAAACATTCTCCTATCAGAAAGTTAAAGATAACTTCAaggtagggctgggcgataaaacgatagcgatatgtatcgcaatagacatgtaatcgatatcaataaaaaatgtgttcgatagaacattccataattaaaagcaacacacacctcccgccttacgttgtccataaataaataggctaaatatatcttgcattgtagctagtatgtgcaactctaccagggtagacgatagaagtaggcctacctcaacacagactttcaatgagtccttgccc
Encoded proteins:
- the LOC125283821 gene encoding mitochondrial fission factor-like isoform X5: MAAQMFDYAPGRTSSQHPSEANWSTYSEGINQRMRVPERIRVAPGTLAEEEQKPEDVHPAYTMHIPDKLALTAVCLADVPDLSARPMFSKHSSGHASSVWDLGAFSVDAAHLQHSAQSPIRRSYSDQAFGRSPPVTPTRTKEALQSPPSFGIPENHSRSSAEVQPYTETRKSALQEPWLSPEEESGAAVEFIVLRRQLLKMSRRLAALERQNVEHKQAEMLLFSLMVSAVLLNGWLWMRR